A single region of the Chloroflexota bacterium genome encodes:
- a CDS encoding condensation domain-containing protein has translation MKASRRLIPLNCMDRTVLAFQEVNEPFIIHAFLYLEGEIDPSRLNQAIVSAQMAHPVMRTVLRGKYLRIDREVQDDLGNSVLTVQSLAQIPDSDYDRCLFEWMNKPLDLRKEFPFRVLLLRKNETQSTLVFTFHHSAADGIHAMFFIRKIIEFYNNEVPGDYKPPEDIRLSRKGDALFEFAQSQRARVKNYYWKIIYDTVYRLVLAAVPSPSRFYHDKSGRSRDTFFCNTTIGPEKLKQIEAKATSAGVEVNDILLASCYRIVDKWNRMHGKASNKVRAMVVVNISPKEFRHVVSNQVSWISPTTWPADRADQAKLLKKLRAYTLSVTMNRRAFSLIYFFYFLTRLPPIVYLQVFRFLVFLRTHGDCPDVTNIGVIWPKIGSEEPAVTHIGKARILNITGAPPVTTPWTLAFALSTYNRTLNISLTYRPSMFSREKVQELLNLYVEEVMNYQVGSKGVVAESSPAALLS, from the coding sequence ATGAAAGCGTCTCGCAGATTGATACCGCTCAATTGCATGGACAGGACCGTCCTGGCCTTTCAGGAGGTAAACGAGCCCTTTATCATTCACGCTTTCCTGTACCTCGAGGGCGAGATTGACCCGTCCAGATTGAACCAGGCTATCGTGTCCGCCCAGATGGCCCACCCCGTAATGAGGACAGTCCTGCGGGGCAAGTACCTCAGGATTGACCGCGAAGTGCAGGATGACCTCGGAAACAGCGTCCTCACCGTGCAGAGTCTGGCTCAGATCCCGGATTCGGACTACGATCGATGTCTCTTTGAATGGATGAACAAGCCCCTGGATCTGAGGAAGGAGTTCCCTTTCCGGGTACTTCTGTTGAGGAAGAATGAGACTCAATCCACCCTGGTTTTCACTTTCCATCACTCGGCAGCGGATGGGATCCACGCTATGTTCTTTATAAGGAAGATCATTGAGTTCTACAACAATGAGGTTCCCGGCGATTATAAGCCGCCGGAGGATATCCGCCTGTCCCGCAAGGGGGATGCCCTGTTTGAATTCGCCCAGAGCCAGAGGGCCAGGGTAAAGAACTACTATTGGAAGATAATCTACGATACTGTCTACCGCCTGGTTCTGGCGGCTGTTCCTTCTCCGTCGAGGTTTTACCATGATAAATCAGGGCGATCGAGAGATACCTTCTTCTGCAATACCACTATAGGCCCAGAGAAACTGAAGCAGATCGAAGCCAAAGCAACATCGGCCGGCGTCGAGGTGAACGACATACTTCTGGCGTCGTGTTACCGGATAGTGGATAAATGGAATCGGATGCATGGAAAGGCCAGCAATAAGGTGCGGGCCATGGTCGTTGTGAATATCAGCCCCAAGGAGTTTCGCCATGTCGTTTCAAACCAGGTATCCTGGATCTCCCCAACTACCTGGCCTGCAGACAGGGCGGATCAGGCGAAGCTGCTGAAGAAGTTGAGGGCATATACGCTCTCTGTGACCATGAACAGGAGGGCCTTCTCGCTGATCTACTTCTTCTATTTTCTTACCCGACTCCCGCCGATCGTCTACCTGCAGGTCTTCAGGTTCCTGGTTTTCCTGCGGACACATGGTGATTGCCCTGACGTGACCAATATCGGCGTCATCTGGCCCAAGATAGGCTCCGAGGAACCGGCTGTCACTCACATAGGCAAGGCCAGGATACTCAATATCACTGGCGCACCGCCAGTGACGACCCCGTGGACACTGGCCTTTGCCCTCAGTACCTACAACAGGACCCTGAATATCTCTTTGACCTACAGGCCATCCATGTTCTCCAGAGAAAAGGTGCAGGAGCTCTTGAATCTCTATGTCGAAGAAGTGATGAACTACCAGGTCGGCTCGAAGGGGGTTGTGGCGGAATCATCGCCGGCTGCTCTGCTCAGCTAG